In the genome of Anabaena cylindrica PCC 7122, the window ATCCCCAAAAACAAGCAGGATTATTTTATATCGGTGTAGTGTTACCACTAGGAAGGTGGGAAACCTGGCAAATGAGACGGTTAGCTGATTTGGCAGCAAAATATGGTAATGGTAATCTCAGGGTAACTCCTTGGCAAAACTTACTTGTCACTGATATACCCAAAAAACAAGTTGCTGAAGTTGAAACAGAAATTACCCGCTTAGGATTAAATATCTCACCAACGAACATCAAAACTTCATTAGTAGCTTGTTCTGGTAAACGCGGTTGTGCTGCTTCGGCTACTGAAACCAAAGACCACGCTTTAGCATTAGCAGACTATCTAGAATATATTACTCTAGAGCATCCAATCAATATTCACTTTAGTGGTTGTGTTAAATCTTGCGCTCAACACCAACAAGCTGATATTACCTTGTTAGGAGTTCGCATTCAGTCAGAAAATGAAACTATGGAGGGTTATCAACTCTATATTGGTGATGGTAAGTTACAAAAATTTGGTTATCAACTCTATGAGTATGTGACTTTTGCCGAATTACCAAAAATCATTGCCACAATGTTGTGTGTGTATAAAAATCAACGATTAAACCTTAATGAGTCCTTTAGGGAATTTGTTTACCGTTATGACACATCCCAACTACAACGATTATTCACAGTTAAATCAATCCCAAATCCCAAGTCCCATGTCTAACTATATACGTGATGCTGACGAAATATACCGCAATTCTTTTGCGATTATCCGGGCAGAAGCAAACTTAGATATCTTACCGCCTGATGTAGCAAAAATCGCAGTACGGATGATTCATGCCTGTGGAATGACGGATATTGTCACAGACTTGGGATATTCACCAAGGGCAGTGGAGTCAGGTAGAAAAGCTTTAGCATCAGGCGCACCAATTTTGTGCGATTGTCGGATGGTGGCCGAAGGTGTGACAAGAAAAAGATTACCTACTAATAATCAAGTTATCTGCACCCTAAATGATCCTGAAGTTCCAGAAATAGCGAAACGGTTGCGAAATACGCGGTCAGCAGCAGCTTTAGAATTATGGCGTTTCCATTTAGATGGGGCAATAGTCGCAATTGGTAATGCACCTACAGCCTTATTTAGGATATTGGAAATGCTAGATGAACGTGTGCCACGTCCAGCATTGATATTGGGCTTTCCTGTGGGCTTTGTTGGTGCAGCAGAATCAAAAGCAGCGTTGGCAGCAAATAGCCGCAATGTACCGTTTTTAACTTTACATGGAAGGAGGGGCGGAAGTGCGATCGCAGCTGCTGCCATTAATGCCTTAGCAACAGAGGAAGAATAACAATGAACAGTGGAGGTCGTCTATATGGAATTGGTGTCGGCCCAGGAGATCCAGAACTATTGACACTAAAAGCCCTGCGATTATTACAGTCTGCCCCTGTTATTGCCTATCAATCAGCAATAGACAAAGAAAGTATCGCCAGAAAAATAGTGTCGCCATATTTACCCGGCAATCAAATCGAGGTATTATATCATCTCCCCCGTGCCTTAGAACCCGAAAAAGCCAAATCCATTTACGACCAAGAAGTTGAACCCATTGCTGCACATCTGGCAGCAGGTCGTGATGTAGTTGTACTGTGTGAAGGTGATCCGTTTTTCTATGGGTCATTTATGTATATTTTTACACGTTTGTCTGACCAGTACCAAACGGAAGTTGTTCCCGGTATATCTTCACTCATGGCCTGTCCCGTGTCCTTGGGCGTTCCCTTCACCTACTACAACGATGTCCTCACAGTACTACCTGCTACACTATCTACAGAAATGCTCACTTCACATCTATTAACAACAGATGCGGCCGCAATTATGAAACTGGGTCGCCATTTTACAAAAGTACGCGATATCCTACATCAATTAGGCATGGCATCGCGGGCAAAATATATTGAACGGGCAACAACAACCCAGCAGCGAATTGTCTCCCTAGATGAAGTGAACCCAGAGGACGTTCCTTATTTCTCCATGATTGTCATCCCGACAAAACAGAAGCTATGAACAAAAGGGTTGCACCTGCCATCGTCGTACTAAGTCAAAATAGTGTAGCATTAGGACGGCAAATTATCAGTGTTTTACCAAGGGCTAAATTATACGGTTTAGCCAATCGCACCTCAGATGTTGATGTGAGTTTTACAAATTTTGGCGAAACCTTACGGGAATTATTCGCTGCTGGGACACCTTTAATCGGCATTTGTGCGGCTGGTATTCTGATTAGAACCCTTGCACCTCTGCTAACAAATAAAGGACAAGAACCGCCAGTATTAGCCGTAGCTGAAGATGGTAGTGCCGTAGTCCCGCTTTTAGGTGGACTCAGTGGGGTGAATGATTTAGCACGTCAAATTGCAGCAATGTTAGATATACAAGCAGCAATTACAACCACAGGAGATTTACGTTTTCGTACAGCTTTGTTATCTCCTCCTGCTGGATATCATTTAGCTAACCCAGAAGATGCCAAAAAGTTTATTGCTGATTTACTCGCAGGGGCAAAAGTTAAATTAGAAGGAACAGCCTCCTGGTTGAGTGAAAGTCAACTACCAATTGACCCCAATGGAGAGTTAACAATTCAGATAACTGAAAACTTGGGAACTCCTCAACCCAACTGTTTAGTTTATCACCTGGAAAAAATTGCGGCTATTGACTCCGAAACCAATGAAAAACAACGCGGAAAATTAGCCATAATTGGTACTGGCCCCGGTGCATCAAAATGGATGTCTTCTGAAGTCAAAGAAATTCTCAACGCTGCAACTGATTTAGTCGGTTATAAAACCTACATAAATTTAATCGGTTCTTTAGCAGATGGTAAACATATCCATGAATCCGACAACCGGGAAGAAGAAGCACGGGCAAAAATGGCGCTAGACTTAGCCGCAGAAGGAAAATATGTAGTAGTAGTGTCTTCCGGCGACCCTGGCATTTTTGCAATGGCTACAGCAGTATTTGAAGTTCTAGACCGCTACAACAAACCAGAATGGCAAAATATTGATATTCAAGTCGCCCCTGGAATCTCAGCCATGCAAGCCACCGCAGCAGCCATTGGCGCACCATTAGGGCATGACTTCTGTGCTATTTCTCTATCTGACATTTTGAAGCCTTGGGAAATTATCATCCAACGCATCACCGCAGCCGCCCAAGGTGATTTTGTCATCGCATTTTATAATCCTGTTTCTAAAGAACGGACTTGGCAATTAGCCGCAGCTAAAAATATCTTATTGCAGTACAGAAAGCCAGATACCCCAGTGGTATTAGGGCGGAATTTGGGCAGACCTGGACAAGTGGTAAAAGTTATTACCATTGAACACTTAAAACCCACAGATGCTGATATGCGAACCCTGATTATTGTTGGTTCTTCTCAAACTCGGCAGATGCAAAGCAATCATACCAAGTGGGTTTATACGCCGCGCCGTTACCAAACCTAAAATTAATCAATTTTCATAAATTAAGTGATAAAACAGTTTCAAACAAGGATTTAAATCTTTTTTATTTACGAAAAAATCCTTCATTCCGTGAAATCCTTAAATCAGTAATAAATAAAGCCCCAAGAATAATTTTTTATTCTTGGGGCTGTGATACCTGACCACCTTTACCTTTGTTATTTAAACATAACAGAACTTTTGAGGACTCGAAGACATAACTATTGGATTTATGTCTGAAAATAAATAAAAAAATTTTGTAACTCGTGCTATCCTGATCCACAAATTTATTTTATATTCTAAATATGGATATCTTTTAATTATTATCACCATGAATATTTCATGTAAAACTCTCTTTTTTGTAGCTTAAATATTTAATAAAAAGATATAATTCAAGTAGTTATGTCTATTGAAATGCTTGTAAATACTTGATTTTTTGTTTTTTATCATTAACAATGAAAGCATCATGTTCCACACATGATTGTAGCCAATAAAAGTGACAGAAGCCCTAATTTATGTCCGCTCTTGCGGACATTTTATTTATAAATATTTATAAATAAACTTTTCGTGTGTGTACAGTTAATAAATCACAATCCACCTTGTTTGTGTATATGAATGCTTCTAGTGCATAAAAATCAATTTTCTTAATATTTTGATATTTAGGTAAAACATGAAAATTAAAATTAGGACTACTGGGAATTTGTATATATAGCCTTTCCCAAGCTCATGAAATACACCCCACCCGCGCTGTCGCGCACCCTCCCCTTACCAAGGGGAGGGTTGGGGAGGGGTAATTTTGTATCTTAACTAGAGTGGAAAAGGCTATATAAATCTCTTATTTGATTTTTGATAGCTTGCGTGGCGTAGCCATACAAGACTTAGTAGGTATCAATTCTATCTTTCCTGTTAAGAGTTCCCTGACTACACAAGTAGATATGCCTACGGCACACTACCGCGAACAGGAATCAAACCGGATTCCTATATGTTCACAGTTTTTAACTCCTTTTTTATTTCTTAGTGAGAAATTCAGAAAATAATTGAATCAATTTTTTGGACATAACTAATACATTTATGTCTTTTTATTTTGACTATTTGACCTGAATAGAAAACCTCATCCCTTGATTTAACCAGGCTTTTAGCGATTTACTGAGTAAAGCATCCAATTCATTAAAGTAAGACCATGGGATGACTAGCATCGTCTAAAATCTCTAGAAGATGAATAGGCAACACTGCATGAGTAACACCACAGACACCATTTTTAGCAAAATTATCCGTAAAGAAGTTCCCGCAAATATCGTTTATGAGGATGACTTAGCTTTAGCCTTCACAGATGTTAACCCCCAAGCACCAGTTCACATCCTCGTCATTCCCAAAAAACCCATAGTTAACCTCGCAACAGCCGAACCAGAAGATCAAGCTTTATTAGGACATCTTTTATTAACAGTCCAGAAAGTCGCAGCACAAGCCGGACTAGAAAACGGTTATCGCGTAGTTATGAATACTGGTGTTGATGGCGGTCAAACAGTCTATCACCTACATATACATATACTAGGCCGTCGCCCTATGTCCTGGCCTCCTGGTTGATTTTCACATCTGCAAATCAACTATAAATCTTGTGGTGTAGGCAT includes:
- a CDS encoding precorrin-8X methylmutase, producing the protein MSNYIRDADEIYRNSFAIIRAEANLDILPPDVAKIAVRMIHACGMTDIVTDLGYSPRAVESGRKALASGAPILCDCRMVAEGVTRKRLPTNNQVICTLNDPEVPEIAKRLRNTRSAAALELWRFHLDGAIVAIGNAPTALFRILEMLDERVPRPALILGFPVGFVGAAESKAALAANSRNVPFLTLHGRRGGSAIAAAAINALATEEE
- a CDS encoding precorrin-2 C(20)-methyltransferase — encoded protein: MNSGGRLYGIGVGPGDPELLTLKALRLLQSAPVIAYQSAIDKESIARKIVSPYLPGNQIEVLYHLPRALEPEKAKSIYDQEVEPIAAHLAAGRDVVVLCEGDPFFYGSFMYIFTRLSDQYQTEVVPGISSLMACPVSLGVPFTYYNDVLTVLPATLSTEMLTSHLLTTDAAAIMKLGRHFTKVRDILHQLGMASRAKYIERATTTQQRIVSLDEVNPEDVPYFSMIVIPTKQKL
- the cobJ gene encoding precorrin-3B C(17)-methyltransferase, with the translated sequence MNKRVAPAIVVLSQNSVALGRQIISVLPRAKLYGLANRTSDVDVSFTNFGETLRELFAAGTPLIGICAAGILIRTLAPLLTNKGQEPPVLAVAEDGSAVVPLLGGLSGVNDLARQIAAMLDIQAAITTTGDLRFRTALLSPPAGYHLANPEDAKKFIADLLAGAKVKLEGTASWLSESQLPIDPNGELTIQITENLGTPQPNCLVYHLEKIAAIDSETNEKQRGKLAIIGTGPGASKWMSSEVKEILNAATDLVGYKTYINLIGSLADGKHIHESDNREEEARAKMALDLAAEGKYVVVVSSGDPGIFAMATAVFEVLDRYNKPEWQNIDIQVAPGISAMQATAAAIGAPLGHDFCAISLSDILKPWEIIIQRITAAAQGDFVIAFYNPVSKERTWQLAAAKNILLQYRKPDTPVVLGRNLGRPGQVVKVITIEHLKPTDADMRTLIIVGSSQTRQMQSNHTKWVYTPRRYQT
- a CDS encoding histidine triad nucleotide-binding protein — translated: MSNTTDTIFSKIIRKEVPANIVYEDDLALAFTDVNPQAPVHILVIPKKPIVNLATAEPEDQALLGHLLLTVQKVAAQAGLENGYRVVMNTGVDGGQTVYHLHIHILGRRPMSWPPG